One window of Acidobacteriota bacterium genomic DNA carries:
- a CDS encoding ATP-grasp domain-containing protein, translating into MKRKSPGVDPLFLMAERQAVDFSLFPPDEAGISLLGVLTPEQIAARVSELRTLDVDDYVAAAVYPSEDGNRPSARWVIRRLGGEVLREIEMGPLYAAEMLLGLGDGTFRRVGVLAQERRRRSGIWMSEHHLKAVEVIRGFAARALPIVTFMDTPGADAGETANRHNQAHAISRLIAEFAQLDVPTVGVILGNGYSGGAIPLATTNVLLCVRDGVFNTIQPRGLAGIARKYDLSWQECAKYVGVSSYELHHDGFLDGIIDFVPGEVDKVSNLLAAVGSAVRAVEKAAERFVATTPEVFEHYRGTVTRYLQPSESLRKLQKAPLSLLDNPTEQPNVFGCAFRHLRYLGLRRRIKSTTREQYGRLSEADLPRGDLRRRTEQEYHRIFRNWLEHPLEVRYDDELAHAWKEYLRRRTELLGGRGRLGRLFFGDPGANFRAAFQHLLMVVGFHLLNQWKGASQANFLALADHLGGVEPADFTEREDLSVLDVVNHLELRDLFIEECENFLVFDLIYDNLVTGMRLIAREVKDTNVISQNSVRRLFEDSLHRATAELAKRRILPEAGEGRQDELKRQFMGWIDHFAAHPRREALLRKVEEWKKFVHLRTSEPLFAIITYYFGHLLPSHFASVLAGKPFDGDIRPRNIGVRDFWNRLTLAYQDLLIHDELQRLKKQHPVTSAAVLDRFFTEFRETDPGLMTADPVHFPGFRASIEEALDKGVRPCGAVTGIGRLKCGDVPRRVGVVVSNLEFQAGAFDMAGAEKFCRLLVTCARQRLPIVAFISSGGMQTKESAGALFPMSVLNDRITRFVRETGLPVLCFGFGDCTGGAQASFVTHPLVRTYYFSGTNMPFAGQIVVPEHLPCTATLSNYLSREPGSMQGLVRHPFHEGLDDALRAIDPAVPIPRETVEEVIDRVLKLELDATAGGESAEAVEPPIAAPYTRVLVHARGCAAEKIVRKAQETGHEVILAQSDADMESTAAALLRDGIDQLVCIGGNTPSESYLNAMSIVRVAERTGAGALHPGIGFLSESSAFARVCRAHGLVFIGPPVESMELMGNKSNAIHTAMKLGIPVVPGSHGIVTHPEAAAALAGRIGYPVIIKAVHGGGGKGIAVVERPEDFAEAFLRISAEALSAFGNGDVYLERFVASLRHVEVQVLRDAHGHCKVLGLRDCSVQRNNQKVIEESGSTLLPGDLEREVFDHAAKIADAIGYVGAGTVEFIYDLSARAVYFMEMNTRLQVEHPVTEAVSGVDIVAEQFRIAAGRSIRALKPHREGYAMELRINAEKAVVGASGALDFLPCPGKVTFFNVPDAPGIRLIRGTGDQMTVTPYYDSMIVQLIAHAANRAAVIELLRGYLETVEVRGISTNIPVLKRILDDPVFRSGDYDTTFLRDFTSRLDAESLAAEMDAAAGGSGGAMDLDSLRITGSDELRVPAPSPGIFYGSPSPGEPEFVRPGEVVDVNRTLCLLEAMKNFRPLNLASWRAGDAPLYPPEALYEVVRVVPGNGQVVNRDDLLFVVRPVEPLAAIPTNP; encoded by the coding sequence ATGAAACGGAAATCACCCGGGGTGGACCCCCTGTTCCTGATGGCCGAGCGCCAGGCTGTCGACTTCTCCCTCTTCCCGCCGGACGAGGCGGGGATCTCCCTGCTGGGCGTCCTGACGCCGGAGCAGATCGCGGCCCGGGTATCGGAACTGCGGACCCTGGACGTGGACGACTACGTTGCCGCCGCGGTCTACCCCTCCGAGGACGGCAACCGGCCGAGCGCCCGCTGGGTGATCCGGCGGCTGGGCGGGGAGGTCCTGCGGGAAATCGAGATGGGCCCCCTCTACGCCGCCGAGATGCTCCTGGGGCTGGGCGACGGGACCTTCCGACGCGTGGGTGTCCTCGCCCAGGAACGTCGGCGTCGGAGCGGGATCTGGATGAGCGAGCACCACCTGAAGGCGGTGGAGGTCATCCGCGGGTTCGCCGCGCGGGCCCTCCCCATCGTCACCTTCATGGACACGCCGGGCGCCGACGCCGGCGAGACGGCCAACCGCCACAACCAGGCGCACGCCATCTCCCGCCTCATCGCCGAGTTCGCCCAGCTCGACGTCCCGACGGTCGGGGTGATCCTGGGCAATGGCTACAGCGGGGGCGCCATCCCCCTGGCCACCACCAACGTCCTCCTCTGCGTGCGGGACGGTGTGTTCAACACCATCCAGCCCCGCGGCCTGGCCGGGATCGCCCGCAAGTACGACCTCTCCTGGCAGGAGTGCGCGAAGTACGTGGGCGTGAGCAGTTACGAACTGCACCACGACGGCTTCCTGGACGGGATCATCGACTTCGTCCCCGGCGAGGTGGACAAGGTCTCCAACCTGCTCGCCGCTGTCGGCAGTGCCGTCCGCGCCGTGGAGAAGGCCGCGGAGCGCTTCGTGGCCACCACGCCCGAGGTCTTCGAACACTACCGCGGCACCGTGACACGCTACCTTCAGCCGTCGGAATCGCTCCGGAAGCTCCAAAAGGCCCCCCTCTCCCTCCTGGACAACCCCACCGAGCAGCCCAACGTCTTCGGCTGTGCCTTCCGTCACCTGCGCTACCTGGGGCTGCGACGGCGCATCAAGTCCACGACCCGGGAGCAGTACGGGCGCCTGAGCGAGGCCGACCTCCCGAGGGGCGACCTCCGGCGCCGCACCGAGCAGGAGTATCACCGCATCTTCCGGAACTGGCTGGAGCACCCGCTGGAGGTCCGCTATGACGACGAGCTGGCCCACGCCTGGAAGGAGTACCTGCGCCGCCGGACGGAACTGCTGGGCGGGCGCGGCCGGCTCGGGCGCCTCTTCTTCGGCGACCCGGGAGCCAATTTCCGCGCCGCCTTCCAGCACCTCCTGATGGTGGTGGGTTTCCACCTCCTGAACCAGTGGAAGGGGGCCTCCCAGGCCAACTTCCTGGCCCTGGCGGACCACCTCGGCGGGGTCGAGCCCGCGGACTTTACCGAGCGGGAGGACCTCAGCGTGCTCGACGTGGTCAACCACCTGGAACTCCGGGACCTTTTCATCGAGGAATGCGAGAACTTCCTGGTCTTCGACCTGATCTACGACAATCTGGTGACGGGGATGCGCCTCATCGCCCGGGAAGTCAAGGACACCAACGTCATCAGCCAGAACTCCGTCCGCCGGCTCTTCGAGGACTCGCTTCACCGGGCCACCGCTGAACTGGCGAAGCGACGGATCCTCCCCGAGGCCGGAGAGGGCCGTCAGGACGAACTCAAGCGGCAGTTCATGGGCTGGATCGACCACTTCGCGGCGCACCCCCGCCGGGAGGCCCTTCTCCGCAAGGTCGAGGAGTGGAAGAAATTCGTCCACCTGAGGACCAGCGAACCGCTCTTCGCCATCATCACTTACTACTTCGGGCATCTCCTCCCCTCGCACTTCGCCTCGGTCCTTGCCGGAAAACCCTTCGACGGCGATATCCGGCCGCGCAACATCGGCGTCCGGGACTTCTGGAACCGGCTCACCCTGGCCTACCAGGACCTTCTCATCCACGACGAACTCCAGCGGCTGAAGAAACAGCATCCAGTGACGTCCGCCGCCGTCCTCGACCGGTTTTTCACCGAATTCCGGGAGACGGACCCCGGTCTCATGACGGCGGACCCCGTCCATTTCCCCGGCTTCCGCGCCTCCATCGAGGAAGCGCTGGACAAGGGCGTTCGGCCCTGCGGCGCCGTGACGGGAATCGGCCGGCTGAAGTGCGGCGACGTCCCCCGCCGGGTGGGCGTGGTGGTCTCCAACCTGGAATTTCAGGCGGGCGCCTTCGACATGGCGGGCGCCGAGAAGTTCTGCCGCCTCCTGGTGACCTGCGCCCGTCAGCGGCTCCCCATCGTCGCCTTCATCTCGTCGGGCGGGATGCAGACCAAGGAGAGCGCCGGGGCCCTTTTCCCCATGAGCGTCCTCAACGACCGGATCACCCGATTCGTCCGGGAGACGGGTCTTCCCGTTCTCTGTTTCGGGTTCGGCGACTGCACCGGGGGCGCCCAGGCCAGCTTCGTCACCCACCCCCTGGTCCGCACCTACTACTTCTCCGGCACCAACATGCCCTTCGCCGGGCAGATCGTGGTCCCCGAGCACCTCCCCTGCACCGCCACCCTCTCCAACTATCTCAGCCGGGAACCCGGTTCCATGCAGGGGCTCGTCCGGCACCCCTTCCACGAGGGGCTCGACGACGCCCTGCGCGCCATCGACCCCGCGGTCCCCATTCCCCGGGAGACGGTGGAGGAGGTCATCGACCGGGTCCTGAAGCTAGAGCTGGACGCCACGGCGGGCGGGGAGTCAGCGGAGGCCGTGGAACCGCCCATCGCGGCGCCCTACACCCGCGTCCTGGTCCACGCCCGCGGGTGCGCCGCCGAGAAGATCGTGCGCAAGGCCCAGGAGACCGGGCACGAGGTGATCCTGGCCCAGTCGGACGCCGACATGGAATCCACCGCCGCCGCCCTGCTGCGGGACGGCATCGACCAACTCGTCTGCATCGGCGGGAACACGCCGTCCGAGAGCTACCTCAACGCCATGAGTATCGTCCGGGTGGCGGAGCGGACCGGCGCCGGGGCCCTGCACCCCGGCATCGGCTTCCTTTCCGAGAGTTCCGCCTTCGCCCGGGTCTGCCGCGCCCACGGGCTGGTCTTCATCGGCCCGCCGGTGGAGAGCATGGAGTTGATGGGGAACAAGTCCAACGCCATCCACACCGCCATGAAACTGGGGATCCCCGTGGTGCCGGGCAGCCACGGCATCGTGACCCACCCGGAGGCCGCCGCGGCCCTGGCGGGGCGGATCGGCTACCCCGTCATCATCAAGGCCGTCCACGGCGGGGGCGGAAAGGGGATCGCCGTGGTGGAGCGCCCCGAGGACTTCGCCGAGGCCTTCCTCCGCATCTCCGCCGAGGCCCTGAGCGCCTTCGGCAACGGCGACGTCTACCTCGAACGCTTCGTCGCCTCGCTGCGGCACGTCGAGGTGCAGGTCCTCCGCGACGCCCACGGCCACTGCAAGGTCCTGGGCCTCCGCGACTGCTCCGTTCAGCGGAACAACCAGAAGGTGATCGAGGAGTCGGGGTCGACCCTGCTCCCCGGCGACCTGGAGCGGGAGGTGTTCGACCACGCCGCGAAGATCGCCGACGCCATCGGGTACGTGGGGGCCGGCACGGTGGAGTTCATCTACGACCTCTCGGCCCGGGCGGTCTACTTCATGGAGATGAACACGCGCCTGCAGGTGGAGCACCCGGTGACCGAGGCCGTCTCGGGCGTGGACATCGTGGCCGAGCAGTTCCGCATCGCCGCCGGCCGCTCCATCCGGGCGCTGAAGCCCCACCGGGAAGGCTACGCCATGGAGCTGCGCATCAACGCTGAAAAGGCGGTGGTGGGCGCGTCCGGCGCCCTCGACTTCCTGCCCTGCCCGGGGAAGGTGACTTTCTTCAACGTCCCGGATGCCCCGGGGATCCGCCTGATCCGGGGCACCGGCGACCAGATGACCGTGACGCCTTACTACGACAGCATGATCGTCCAGCTCATCGCCCACGCGGCGAACCGGGCCGCGGTCATCGAACTCCTCCGGGGTTACCTGGAAACCGTGGAAGTGCGGGGGATCAGCACCAACATCCCGGTCCTGAAGCGGATCCTGGACGACCCCGTCTTCCGCTCCGGCGACTACGACACCACCTTCCTGCGGGACTTCACGTCACGGCTCGACGCGGAGTCGCTGGCGGCGGAGATGGATGCGGCGGCCGGGGGATCCGGCGGGGCCATGGACCTGGACTCCCTGCGCATCACGGGCTCCGACGAACTGAGGGTCCCGGCCCCGTCCCCGGGCATCTTCTACGGCTCGCCGTCCCCGGGCGAGCCGGAGTTCGTCCGGCCCGGCGAGGTGGTGGACGTGAACCGGACCCTCTGCCTCCTGGAGGCCATGAAAAACTTCCGGCCGCTGAACCTGGCGTCCTGGCGGGCGGGCGATGCGCCCCTCTACCCGCCGGAGGCGCTCTACGAGGTGGTCCGGGTGGTGCCGGGGAACGGCCAGGTGGTGAACCGCGACGACCTTCTCTTCGTCGTCCGGCCGGTGGAGCCGCTCGCGGCGATTCCGACGAACCCGTAG